A single window of Streptomyces aquilus DNA harbors:
- a CDS encoding Gfo/Idh/MocA family protein — MTGTTPGIPEAPLRVGLIGYGLAGSVFHAPLIAATEGLTLDTVVTSNPERQEQARAEFPDVCVAATPDELFDRADELDLVVIASPNKTHVALATTALKAGLPVVVDKPVAGTAAEARELAALAEERGLLLSVFQNRRWDNDFLTLRKLLAEGALGDVWRFESRFERWRPQPKGGWRESGDPAEIGGLLYDLGSHVVDQALVLFGPVTSVYAEADIRRAGASVDDDTFLALTHANGVRSHLYVSATTAQLGPRFRVLGSEAGYVKYGLDPQEAALRDGRRPGTGQDWGLEPESLWGRVGSGESPVTGGGRAEPTLAGDYPAYYAAVAKALLDGGPNPVTASEAAAALDVLEAARRSAHDGVVVKL; from the coding sequence ATGACTGGTACGACTCCTGGCATCCCCGAGGCCCCCCTCCGCGTGGGCCTCATCGGATACGGCCTCGCCGGCTCCGTCTTCCACGCCCCGCTGATCGCGGCCACCGAGGGCCTCACCCTCGACACGGTGGTCACCTCGAACCCCGAGCGCCAGGAGCAGGCCCGCGCCGAGTTCCCGGACGTATGCGTCGCCGCGACCCCCGACGAGCTGTTCGACCGGGCCGACGAGCTCGACCTGGTCGTCATCGCCTCCCCCAACAAGACGCACGTCGCGCTCGCCACCACCGCCCTGAAGGCGGGCCTCCCGGTCGTCGTCGACAAGCCCGTCGCCGGCACGGCGGCCGAGGCGCGCGAGCTGGCGGCCCTGGCCGAGGAGCGGGGCCTGCTCCTCTCCGTCTTCCAGAACCGCCGTTGGGACAACGACTTCCTGACACTCCGCAAGCTGCTCGCCGAGGGCGCCCTGGGCGACGTATGGCGCTTCGAGTCGCGCTTCGAGCGGTGGCGGCCGCAGCCGAAGGGCGGCTGGCGGGAGTCCGGCGACCCGGCAGAGATCGGAGGTCTGCTGTACGACCTCGGCAGCCATGTCGTCGACCAGGCGCTCGTCCTCTTCGGCCCCGTGACCTCCGTGTACGCCGAGGCGGACATCCGGCGGGCCGGCGCCTCCGTCGACGACGACACGTTCCTCGCCCTCACCCACGCGAACGGCGTCCGCTCCCACCTCTACGTCTCCGCGACCACCGCCCAACTCGGCCCGCGTTTCCGGGTGCTGGGCTCCGAGGCGGGGTACGTGAAGTACGGCCTCGACCCCCAGGAGGCGGCCCTGCGGGACGGCAGGCGGCCGGGGACGGGGCAGGACTGGGGCCTTGAGCCCGAGTCGCTGTGGGGTCGCGTCGGCTCCGGGGAATCCCCGGTGACCGGCGGCGGACGCGCCGAACCGACCCTCGCCGGGGACTACCCCGCTTACTATGCGGCCGTGGCGAAAGCCCTGCTCGACGGCGGTCCCAACCCGGTGACCGCATCTGAGGCGGCCGCCGCCCTCGACGTACTGGAGGCGGCCCGCCGTTCGGCCCACGACGGAGTGGTGGTGAAGCTGTGA
- a CDS encoding heme-degrading domain-containing protein, translating into MTHNTELTPKFHPELTPPIEELEAQERRLVFRRFTNDDAWALGSLLVDLARERQAPVAIDIHRAGQQLFHAALPGSAPDNDAWINRKRRVVERYNSASYLVGARFRAKGTTFEESSRLDPDEYAAHGGSFPITVAGVGVVGAVTVSGLPQLQDHKFVVEALEEFLSKEQ; encoded by the coding sequence GTGACGCACAACACCGAGCTGACCCCGAAGTTCCATCCGGAACTGACCCCGCCGATCGAGGAGTTGGAGGCCCAGGAACGCCGTCTGGTCTTCCGCCGGTTCACCAACGACGACGCGTGGGCGCTGGGCTCCCTGCTGGTGGACCTGGCCCGCGAGCGCCAGGCCCCGGTCGCGATCGACATCCACCGCGCCGGCCAGCAGCTCTTCCACGCCGCCCTGCCGGGCTCCGCCCCGGACAACGACGCCTGGATCAACCGCAAGCGCCGGGTGGTCGAGCGCTACAACTCCGCGTCCTACCTGGTCGGCGCCCGCTTCCGCGCCAAGGGCACGACGTTCGAGGAGAGCTCCCGCCTGGACCCGGACGAGTACGCGGCCCACGGGGGTTCGTTCCCGATCACGGTGGCGGGCGTAGGGGTCGTGGGCGCGGTGACGGTGAGCGGGCTGCCGCAGCTCCAGGACCACAAGTTCGTGGTGGAGGCGCTGGAGGAGTTCCTGAGCAAGGAGCAGTAG
- a CDS encoding fumarylacetoacetate hydrolase family protein encodes MKLLRVGTAGAETPALLDGEGVLRDLSGVVPDLDGALLADADALGRIRAAAEAGTLPALDPTGLRIGPPLARIGKIVCIGLNYHDHARETGAQPPAEPVIFFKAADTVVGPNDTVLVPRGSVQTDWEVELAVVIGRTARYVESAEAALGHVAGYAVAHDVSEREFQLERGGTWDKGKNCETFNPLGPWLVTADEVPDPQNLSLKLWVNGELKQDGTTAEQIFPVAEVVRYVSQFMTLYPGDVINTGTPAGVALGAADPKPFLRAGDVVELEIEGLGRQRQELKDA; translated from the coding sequence ATGAAGCTGCTGCGAGTCGGTACGGCGGGAGCGGAGACGCCCGCGCTGCTCGACGGCGAGGGTGTCCTGCGCGACCTCTCCGGAGTCGTCCCCGACCTCGACGGGGCGCTGCTCGCCGACGCCGACGCGCTGGGCCGGATCCGGGCCGCGGCCGAGGCGGGCACACTGCCCGCGCTGGACCCGACCGGGCTGCGGATCGGACCGCCGCTCGCCCGCATCGGCAAGATCGTCTGCATCGGCCTGAACTACCACGACCACGCCCGCGAGACCGGCGCCCAGCCGCCCGCCGAGCCGGTGATCTTCTTCAAGGCCGCCGACACCGTCGTGGGCCCGAACGACACGGTGCTGGTCCCGCGCGGGTCGGTGCAGACCGACTGGGAGGTCGAGCTGGCCGTCGTCATCGGACGTACGGCCCGCTATGTCGAGTCGGCGGAGGCGGCGCTCGGGCATGTCGCCGGGTACGCGGTCGCGCACGACGTGTCCGAGCGGGAGTTCCAGCTGGAGCGCGGCGGCACGTGGGACAAGGGCAAGAACTGCGAGACGTTCAATCCGCTGGGGCCCTGGCTGGTGACGGCGGACGAGGTGCCCGACCCGCAGAACCTGTCGCTGAAGCTGTGGGTCAACGGGGAGCTGAAGCAGGACGGCACGACCGCCGAGCAGATCTTCCCGGTGGCGGAAGTGGTGCGGTACGTCAGCCAGTTCATGACCTTGTACCCCGGGGACGTCATCAACACGGGTACGCCCGCGGGGGTTGCGCTGGGCGCGGCTGATCCGAAGCCGTTCTTGAGGGCGGGGGACGTGGTGGAGCTGGAGATTGAGGGGCTTGGGCGGCAGCGACAGGAGTTGAAGGACGCCTAA
- a CDS encoding YidC/Oxa1 family membrane protein insertase translates to MSVFATLVEQLADLLHPLLGASAAAGAIVLFTAVVRLLVHPLSRAAARGQKARTQLQPKIAELRKKHAKNPEKLQKAVLELHAEEKVSPLSGCLPSLLQLPAFFLLYHLFSTTTNPLLTHELFAAPLGGRWADALGDGGMLGGAGLVYAALFALVAVVAAFNYRRAKRTLPVPVADGETVPGMGAMTKVMPFMSFFTLFTVAVVPLAAALYVVTSTTWSAVERAFLYR, encoded by the coding sequence ATGTCCGTCTTCGCCACCCTGGTCGAGCAGCTCGCCGACCTCCTCCACCCGCTGCTCGGCGCCTCCGCCGCGGCCGGCGCGATCGTCCTGTTCACCGCAGTCGTACGACTCCTCGTCCACCCCCTGTCCCGGGCGGCGGCCCGCGGCCAGAAGGCCCGCACCCAGCTCCAGCCGAAGATCGCCGAGCTGCGGAAGAAGCACGCCAAGAACCCCGAGAAACTCCAGAAGGCGGTGCTGGAACTGCACGCCGAGGAAAAGGTGTCCCCGCTGTCCGGCTGCCTGCCGAGCCTGCTCCAGCTGCCCGCCTTCTTCCTCCTCTACCACCTGTTCTCCACCACCACGAACCCGCTGCTGACCCATGAACTCTTCGCCGCGCCCCTCGGCGGCCGCTGGGCCGACGCCCTCGGTGACGGCGGGATGCTCGGGGGAGCGGGGCTGGTGTACGCCGCCCTGTTCGCGCTCGTCGCGGTCGTCGCCGCCTTCAACTACCGGCGCGCCAAGCGCACCCTGCCGGTCCCGGTCGCCGACGGGGAGACCGTGCCCGGCATGGGGGCGATGACCAAGGTCATGCCGTTCATGTCCTTCTTCACGCTCTTCACCGTGGCGGTGGTGCCGCTGGCCGCCGCGCTCTACGTCGTGACCAGTACGACCTGGAGCGCGGTGGAGCGGGCCTTCCTGTACCGCTGA
- a CDS encoding DUF6412 domain-containing protein → MNRSPRPAPAVALLLLLLQLAVLDAGSLSATVALAATAAAGSALALCALAAARCAPAVPPTRVRTAIRDRARRTAFLSQRDPDARGRTRPRAPGHALPATTA, encoded by the coding sequence GTGAACCGCAGTCCGCGGCCCGCACCCGCCGTCGCCCTGCTCCTCCTGCTTCTCCAGCTCGCCGTCCTCGACGCGGGCAGCCTCTCCGCCACGGTCGCGCTCGCCGCGACCGCCGCGGCCGGCTCCGCCCTCGCGCTCTGCGCCCTCGCCGCCGCGCGCTGCGCGCCCGCCGTGCCGCCCACCCGGGTGCGCACGGCCATCAGGGACCGCGCCCGCCGTACGGCCTTCCTGTCGCAACGCGACCCCGACGCCCGGGGCCGCACCAGGCCCCGAGCCCCCGGACACGCCCTCCCGGCGACCACCGCGTAG
- a CDS encoding winged helix-turn-helix transcriptional regulator, with amino-acid sequence MALGKDYATQECSIARALEIVGERWTLLVVRDALYGVRRYNDFLVHLGIPRAVLAARLQTLTEEGILEKRRYQESPPRDEYVITDRGIGLWPTIRSLSRWGREHFDETRLRWFRHADCGTELGSYGECPACGTVVPVEDVLMEPGPGLDPDPADPVSRALLKPRRLLQPLETGQV; translated from the coding sequence ATGGCACTGGGCAAGGACTACGCGACGCAGGAGTGCTCGATCGCCCGCGCGCTGGAGATCGTCGGCGAGCGCTGGACGCTGCTCGTCGTCCGCGACGCGCTCTACGGCGTACGGCGCTACAACGACTTCCTCGTCCACCTCGGCATCCCACGCGCCGTCCTGGCCGCCCGCCTCCAGACCCTCACCGAGGAGGGAATCCTGGAGAAGCGCCGCTACCAGGAGTCGCCGCCCCGGGACGAGTACGTCATCACCGACCGCGGCATCGGACTGTGGCCCACCATCCGCTCACTGAGCCGCTGGGGCCGCGAGCACTTCGACGAGACCCGGCTGCGCTGGTTCCGGCACGCGGACTGCGGCACCGAACTCGGGTCGTACGGCGAATGTCCCGCCTGCGGAACCGTCGTACCGGTCGAGGACGTTCTGATGGAGCCGGGACCCGGACTCGATCCGGACCCGGCGGATCCGGTCAGCCGCGCGCTGCTCAAGCCGAGGAGGCTTCTTCAGCCGCTGGAGACCGGTCAGGTATAA
- a CDS encoding MFS transporter produces the protein MARFNERTVTGSPVTTPSAAPVAVPHPGRTLALTSAATAVALMTYTAPMVTLPETAADLHTPLSAQAWLLNGTPLGLAALLLVAGSLADDHGRRRIFTAGTLALGLTTVLGAFASTTFQFTLARIAQGAASAGLLASSLGLLVHAFPTPHGRLRATGVWGAFVSGGIAVGPLVAGAMPDWRVAYGVLGAAALLLAALGSRSLTESKAPRPGRPDVLGALTFGLALVALIAALTLGRDGWLRAPVGLLLLASVALVAAFTLVERRTATPMIDLGLLRRPAFLASSAGGLFTGLAVIGLFSFLPALLQQTLGMSAMNTAWLFLLWSGLSFTVALQARRLAGRVPPRLQLALGFALHAGGVLTMLGSLSAHSWTRLLPGLILGGIGSGLLNAALPLVAVESVPATRAAMGSGAQQTFRYVGSCAGVALTIAVSTSTGGGLAQGADIAMAVSAGLAVGAAVLLGVLRERG, from the coding sequence ATGGCTAGGTTCAATGAACGAACCGTAACCGGTTCCCCCGTGACAACCCCTTCCGCCGCCCCGGTGGCCGTCCCCCACCCCGGCCGCACCCTCGCCCTGACCAGCGCCGCCACCGCCGTCGCGCTGATGACGTACACCGCGCCGATGGTCACGCTCCCCGAGACCGCCGCCGACCTGCACACCCCGCTCTCCGCCCAGGCCTGGCTCCTCAACGGCACCCCGCTCGGTCTCGCCGCCCTCCTCCTGGTGGCCGGCAGCCTCGCCGACGACCACGGCCGCCGCCGGATCTTCACCGCCGGCACCCTCGCCCTGGGCCTCACCACGGTCCTCGGCGCGTTCGCATCCACGACCTTCCAGTTCACGCTGGCCCGGATCGCCCAGGGCGCGGCCAGCGCGGGCCTGCTCGCCAGCAGCCTGGGCCTGCTCGTGCACGCCTTCCCGACCCCGCACGGCCGGCTGCGCGCGACCGGTGTGTGGGGCGCCTTCGTGAGCGGCGGCATAGCCGTCGGCCCGCTGGTCGCGGGCGCGATGCCCGACTGGCGGGTGGCGTACGGGGTGCTGGGCGCGGCGGCGCTGCTCCTGGCGGCCCTGGGCAGCCGCAGTCTCACCGAGTCCAAGGCCCCGCGCCCCGGCCGCCCCGACGTGCTCGGCGCCCTCACCTTCGGGCTGGCGCTGGTCGCCCTGATCGCGGCCCTGACCCTGGGCCGGGACGGCTGGCTACGCGCCCCGGTGGGCCTGTTGCTGCTGGCGTCGGTCGCGCTGGTGGCCGCCTTCACCCTGGTGGAACGCCGTACGGCGACCCCGATGATCGACCTCGGCCTGCTGCGCCGCCCCGCCTTCCTGGCCTCCTCCGCGGGCGGCCTGTTCACCGGCCTCGCGGTGATCGGCCTCTTCAGCTTCCTGCCGGCACTGCTCCAGCAGACCCTCGGCATGTCCGCGATGAACACGGCCTGGCTGTTCCTGCTCTGGTCCGGCCTCTCCTTCACGGTCGCCCTCCAGGCCCGCCGCCTCGCCGGCCGCGTCCCGCCCCGCCTCCAACTCGCCCTCGGCTTCGCCCTGCACGCGGGCGGCGTCCTGACCATGCTCGGCTCCCTCTCCGCGCACTCCTGGACCCGCCTCCTGCCCGGCCTGATCCTCGGCGGCATCGGCAGCGGCCTCCTCAACGCCGCGCTTCCCCTGGTGGCGGTGGAGTCGGTGCCGGCGACGCGAGCCGCGATGGGTTCGGGAGCGCAGCAGACGTTCCGGTACGTCGGCTCGTGCGCCGGCGTCGCGCTGACGATCGCGGTGTCGACGTCGACGGGCGGCGGCCTGGCACAGGGCGCGGACATCGCGATGGCCGTGTCGGCGGGGCTGGCGGTGGGGGCGGCGGTGCTGCTGGGGGTGTTGCGGGAGCGGGGGTAG
- a CDS encoding class E sortase, giving the protein MRVPLVRRSRTPVVRHDTRRRRARRRQAVWVGGELLVTVGVVLLLLVVHQLWWTNREARRGAERKVEALEREWGTGAPTPPVGDAPEVEGSGEPQVPLTRGQPTTRPAQPSWSQAYAILTIPRLHLRVPVAEGVGKQEVLNKGYVGHYPGTQQPGQAGNFALAGHRNTHGEPFRYINRLAAKDTIEVETRTAVYTYAVDKTLDRTSAHDAGVLNRIPRSIVRTAYGYSEPGYYLTLTTCTPEYTSRYRLVVWAKLTSMRPR; this is encoded by the coding sequence ATGCGGGTTCCCCTGGTACGACGTTCACGCACTCCCGTCGTGCGGCACGACACCCGGCGTCGGCGTGCGCGACGGCGGCAGGCGGTGTGGGTGGGCGGTGAACTCCTCGTCACCGTGGGGGTGGTGCTGCTGCTTCTCGTCGTGCACCAGTTGTGGTGGACCAACCGGGAGGCCCGGCGCGGCGCCGAGCGGAAGGTCGAGGCGCTGGAGCGGGAGTGGGGGACGGGGGCGCCGACCCCACCGGTCGGTGACGCGCCCGAGGTCGAGGGCTCGGGGGAGCCGCAGGTTCCCTTGACACGCGGGCAGCCCACCACCCGCCCCGCACAGCCCAGTTGGTCCCAGGCCTACGCCATCCTCACCATTCCCCGCCTCCACCTCCGCGTCCCCGTCGCCGAGGGCGTCGGCAAGCAGGAGGTGCTCAACAAGGGGTACGTCGGCCACTACCCCGGGACCCAGCAGCCGGGCCAGGCCGGGAACTTCGCGCTCGCGGGGCACCGGAACACGCACGGGGAGCCGTTCCGCTACATCAACCGGCTGGCCGCGAAGGACACGATCGAGGTGGAGACCCGGACCGCGGTCTACACGTACGCCGTCGACAAGACCCTCGACCGGACCTCGGCCCACGACGCGGGGGTCCTGAACCGCATCCCGCGCTCCATCGTCCGTACCGCGTACGGCTACTCCGAACCCGGCTACTACCTCACCCTCACCACCTGCACTCCGGAGTACACGTCCCGGTACAGGCTGGTGGTGTGGGCCAAGCTGACGTCGATGCGCCCTCGCTGA